From Triticum urartu cultivar G1812 chromosome 2, Tu2.1, whole genome shotgun sequence, a single genomic window includes:
- the LOC125540511 gene encoding uncharacterized protein LOC125540511 isoform X1: MQERLDLSSSIKQSRDLLDRIERNAQRQLVVTNEIRRLSEQMRAVKARSLTDIQGVEHKTEETAAALNGHEAANGGEHKMETDALDEHGDAANGRERMVETAALDVDGGGDEEHMDCDISSMADQVPRIDSKSEPEAEAATGPDTNVTTIESNLSASDKSIPKPADHVPINRGDDVVEKMDRGKSAQQLASEAEKMAAKQKEFAQYADAWDAKWGSAGFGLFHYMTTVSSMQYTHLIPGSAPRQYCRAAPSLQVVSIRLAEIQGGLEWPLPVYGMIAVRDHVDHNRNLLFACYRSRCQILKEKEPFLALTGPSRAIVCEESVDFEIQLKVRGTTESEDRALITGVCTYNRGDDTVCFTNCFCTVEFRLEVLQEAVQATVLGVRVKDGSWPSGWGGRVACSVIDGEIDITSGQLELLVSRGSAMPVTSEGYLLLSRNVVSVDVNRSLNFLLEACLPSGDTIAQKELSFEPKLCNISQDSCELKGIELEITVAWSSLVSEKRGISVQGCVGDEEQDWDVASMEQQVPKIDSKLTSEMSLDTSELANESNTSMFVPDKSILEPADSVATNTGYDVEKMDRGKSDEQLKIEAKEMAAERKRFAMYVDAWEGTWGGSDGFGCFRDMTAVSSMQYTHLIPGSTPLHYGRVGPSLQIFSVKLAEIRGGLEWPLPVYGTVAARDHVDHNRNLLFARNRSECQILNEEDSFLTLTGPSRAIVSEESVVLEIQLKVRGRTKSQDKPLMNGVCSYYSRREGPVCFRNCFCTLELSLEGLQRTVQATILGVRVKEEGSWPKAFGGRVACSVTGPDASPQEIELLDSRYTAMPMTSQGYLVLSRNVVSVDYRGSLNFVLEAYSDSGNKVAQKNETFEPKFSNISQQTCILTGGIELEITVAWSSLVSEKWDISVQGCVVL, from the exons ATGCAGGAGAGGTTAGATTTGTCCAGTTCGATTAAGCAGAGTCGAGATTTGTTGGATAGGATCGAGCGCAACGCACAGCGGCAACTGGTTGTTACGAATGAAATCAGGCGCTTGAGCGAGCAGATGAGGGCTGTCAAAGCCCGCAGCCTGACGGATATTCAGGGCGTGGAGCACAAGACTGAAGAAACTGCAGCAGCCTTGAATGGGCATGAGGCTGCTAATGGCGGGGAGCACAAGATGGAAACTGACGCCTTGGATGAGCATGGTGATGCAGCTAATGGCAGGGAGCGGATGGTGGAAACTGCCGCCTTGGATGTCGACGGCGGTGGTGATGAGGAGCACATGGACTGCGACATTTCATCCATGGCGGACCAGGTGCCGAGGATCGACTCCAAATCAGAGCCAGAGGCAGAGGCGGCGACAGGTCCAGATACCAATGTGACGACGATTGAATCAAATCTCTCAGCATCAGACAAGTCAATACCCAAACCTGCAGATCATGTTCCCATCAACAGAGGCGATGATGTTGTTGAGAAGATGGACAGAGGCAAATCTGCCCAACAATTAGCCAGTGAGGCTGAGAAGATGGCCGCCAAACAGAAGGAATTTGCTCAGTACGCTGATGCCTGGGATGCTAAATGGGGTTCGGCAGGGTTCGGTCTCTTCCATTACATGA CGACGGTCAGTTCCATGCAATATACACACTTGATACCCGGGAGCGCCCCAAGGCAATATTGTCGAGCCGCGCCTAGCCTCCAGGTCGTCTCCATCAGACTGGCAGAAATTCAAGGTGGTCTGGAATGGCCGTTGCCAGTGTATGGTATGATTGCTGTCAGAGACCACGTGGATCACAATCGCAACCTTCTGTTTGCCTGCTATAGGAGCAGGTGTCAGATACTCAAGGAAAAG GAGCCCTTTTTGGCCTTGACTGGCCCCTCCCGTGCAATTGTGTGCGAGGAATCGGTTGACTTTGAAATCCAACTGAAAGTAAGAGGTACAACAGAGTCTGAAGATAGAGCATTGATCACTGGTGTGTGCACTTACAACAGAGGGGATGATACTGTTTGCTTTACCAACTGCTTCTGCACCGTAGAGTTTAGATTGGAGGTACTTCAGGAAGCAGTCCAGGCCACTGTTTTGGGCGTCCGTGTCAAAGACGGGTCATGGCCTTCTGGATGGGGAGGCCGAGTCGCTTGCTCAGTCATTGATGGTGAAATTGACATCACATCCGGGCAACTTGAGCTGCTTGTTTCTCGTGGAAGTGCCATGCCCGTGACTTCTGAGGGTTACCTTCTTCTGTCAAGGAATGTCGTTTCTGTAGATGTTAACAGGAGCCTGAATTTTCTCCTAGAGGCCTGCTTACCATCTGGTGATACCATTGCACAAAAAGAATTGTCCTTCGAACCCAAACTTTGCAACATAAGTCAGGATAGTTGTGAACTTAAGGGTATTGAGTTGGAGATCACTGTTGCTTGGTCTAGTCTTGTTTCTGAGAAGCGGGGTATTTCGGTACAAGGATGTGTTGGTGACGAGGAGCAGGACTGGGACGTTGCATCAATGGAGCAGCAAGTGCCGAAGATAGACTCCAAATTGACATCGGAGATGAGTCTGGATACCAGTGAATTGGCGAATGAATCGAATACCTCCATGTTCGTACCAGACAAGTCAATACTTGAACCTGCAGATTCTGTTGCCACCAACACAGGTTATGATGTTGAGAAGATGGATAGAGGCAAATCAGACGAACAATTAAAAATTGAGGCCAAGGAGATGGCTGCCGAACGGAAGCGTTTTGCCATGTATGTTGATGCCTGGGAAGGGACATGGGGGGGTTCTGATGGGTTCGGTTGCTTCCGAGACATGA CGGCAGTGAGTTCCATGCAATACACACACTTGATACCAGGGAGCACCCCGTTGCACTATGGTCGAGTCGGGCCTAGCCTGCAGATCTTCTCTGTCAAACTCGCAGAAATACGAGGTGGTCTGGAATGGCCGTTGCCAGTGTACGGCACGGTCGCTGCCCGAGACCATGTGGATCACAATCGCAACCTTCTGTTTGCCCGCAACAGGAGTGAGTGCCAGATACTCAATGAAGAG GATTCCTTTTTGACCTTGACTGGCCCCTCTCGTGCAATTGTCAGCGAGGAATCTGTTGTCCTGGAAATCCAACTAAAAGTAAGAGGTAGAACCAAGTCTCAAGATAAGCCACTGATGAATGGCGTGTGCAGTTACTACAGCAGAAGAGAAGGCCCCGTTTGCTTTAGGAACTGCTTTTGCACCCTAGAGTTAAGTTTGGAGGGACTTCAGAGAACAGTCCAGGCGACTATTTTGGGCGTCCGTGTCAAAGAGGAGGGGTCATGGCCTAAAGCATTCGGAGGTCGAGTTGCTTGCTCAGTCACTGGACCTGACGCCAGTCCTCAGGAAATTGAGCTGCTTGATTCTCGTTATACAGCCATGCCGATGACTTCTCAGGGTTACCTTGTTCTATCAAGGAATGTTGTCTCTGTAGACTATCGTGGAAGCCTGAATTTTGTCTTGGAAGCCTACTCAGATTCCGGTAATAAAGTTGCACAAAAAAATGAGACCTTCGAGCCCAAGTTTTCCAACATAAGCCAGCAAACATGTATACTCACTGGAGGCATTGAGTTGGAGATTACTGTTGCATGGTCCAGTCTGGTTTCTGAGAAGTGGGACATCTCGGTACAAGGATGTGTAGTATTATAA
- the LOC125540511 gene encoding uncharacterized protein LOC125540511 isoform X2, with protein MQERLDLSSSIKQSRDLLDRIERNAQRQLVVTNEIRRLSEQMRAVKARSLTDIQGVEHKTEETAAALNGHEAANGGEHKMETDALDEHGDAANGRERMVETAALDVDGGGDEEHMDCDISSMADQVPRIDSKSEPEAEAATGPDTNVTTIESNLSASDKSIPKPADHVPINRGDDVVEKMDRGKSAQQLASEAEKMAAKQKEFAQYADAWDAKWGSAGFGLFHYMTTVSSMQYTHLIPGSAPRQYCRAAPSLQVVSIRLAEIQGGLEWPLPVYGMIAVRDHVDHNRNLLFACYRSRCQILKEKEPFLALTGPSRAIVCEESVDFEIQLKVRGTTESEDRALITGVCTYNRGDDTVCFTNCFCTVEFRLEVLQEAVQATVLGVRVKDGSWPSGWGGRVACSVIDGEIDITSGQLELLVSRGSAMPVTSEGYLLLSRNVVSVDVNRSLNFLLEACLPSGDTIAQKELSFEPKLCNISQDSCELKGIELEITVAWSSLVSEKRGISVQGCVGDEEQDWDVASMEQQVPKIDSKLTSEMSLDTSELANESNTSMFVPDKSILEPADSVATNTGYDVEKMDRGKSDEQLKIEAKEMAAERKRFAMYVDAWEGTWGGSDGFGCFRDMMSSMQYTHLIPGSTPLHYGRVGPSLQIFSVKLAEIRGGLEWPLPVYGTVAARDHVDHNRNLLFARNRSECQILNEEDSFLTLTGPSRAIVSEESVVLEIQLKVRGRTKSQDKPLMNGVCSYYSRREGPVCFRNCFCTLELSLEGLQRTVQATILGVRVKEEGSWPKAFGGRVACSVTGPDASPQEIELLDSRYTAMPMTSQGYLVLSRNVVSVDYRGSLNFVLEAYSDSGNKVAQKNETFEPKFSNISQQTCILTGGIELEITVAWSSLVSEKWDISVQGCVVL; from the exons ATGCAGGAGAGGTTAGATTTGTCCAGTTCGATTAAGCAGAGTCGAGATTTGTTGGATAGGATCGAGCGCAACGCACAGCGGCAACTGGTTGTTACGAATGAAATCAGGCGCTTGAGCGAGCAGATGAGGGCTGTCAAAGCCCGCAGCCTGACGGATATTCAGGGCGTGGAGCACAAGACTGAAGAAACTGCAGCAGCCTTGAATGGGCATGAGGCTGCTAATGGCGGGGAGCACAAGATGGAAACTGACGCCTTGGATGAGCATGGTGATGCAGCTAATGGCAGGGAGCGGATGGTGGAAACTGCCGCCTTGGATGTCGACGGCGGTGGTGATGAGGAGCACATGGACTGCGACATTTCATCCATGGCGGACCAGGTGCCGAGGATCGACTCCAAATCAGAGCCAGAGGCAGAGGCGGCGACAGGTCCAGATACCAATGTGACGACGATTGAATCAAATCTCTCAGCATCAGACAAGTCAATACCCAAACCTGCAGATCATGTTCCCATCAACAGAGGCGATGATGTTGTTGAGAAGATGGACAGAGGCAAATCTGCCCAACAATTAGCCAGTGAGGCTGAGAAGATGGCCGCCAAACAGAAGGAATTTGCTCAGTACGCTGATGCCTGGGATGCTAAATGGGGTTCGGCAGGGTTCGGTCTCTTCCATTACATGA CGACGGTCAGTTCCATGCAATATACACACTTGATACCCGGGAGCGCCCCAAGGCAATATTGTCGAGCCGCGCCTAGCCTCCAGGTCGTCTCCATCAGACTGGCAGAAATTCAAGGTGGTCTGGAATGGCCGTTGCCAGTGTATGGTATGATTGCTGTCAGAGACCACGTGGATCACAATCGCAACCTTCTGTTTGCCTGCTATAGGAGCAGGTGTCAGATACTCAAGGAAAAG GAGCCCTTTTTGGCCTTGACTGGCCCCTCCCGTGCAATTGTGTGCGAGGAATCGGTTGACTTTGAAATCCAACTGAAAGTAAGAGGTACAACAGAGTCTGAAGATAGAGCATTGATCACTGGTGTGTGCACTTACAACAGAGGGGATGATACTGTTTGCTTTACCAACTGCTTCTGCACCGTAGAGTTTAGATTGGAGGTACTTCAGGAAGCAGTCCAGGCCACTGTTTTGGGCGTCCGTGTCAAAGACGGGTCATGGCCTTCTGGATGGGGAGGCCGAGTCGCTTGCTCAGTCATTGATGGTGAAATTGACATCACATCCGGGCAACTTGAGCTGCTTGTTTCTCGTGGAAGTGCCATGCCCGTGACTTCTGAGGGTTACCTTCTTCTGTCAAGGAATGTCGTTTCTGTAGATGTTAACAGGAGCCTGAATTTTCTCCTAGAGGCCTGCTTACCATCTGGTGATACCATTGCACAAAAAGAATTGTCCTTCGAACCCAAACTTTGCAACATAAGTCAGGATAGTTGTGAACTTAAGGGTATTGAGTTGGAGATCACTGTTGCTTGGTCTAGTCTTGTTTCTGAGAAGCGGGGTATTTCGGTACAAGGATGTGTTGGTGACGAGGAGCAGGACTGGGACGTTGCATCAATGGAGCAGCAAGTGCCGAAGATAGACTCCAAATTGACATCGGAGATGAGTCTGGATACCAGTGAATTGGCGAATGAATCGAATACCTCCATGTTCGTACCAGACAAGTCAATACTTGAACCTGCAGATTCTGTTGCCACCAACACAGGTTATGATGTTGAGAAGATGGATAGAGGCAAATCAGACGAACAATTAAAAATTGAGGCCAAGGAGATGGCTGCCGAACGGAAGCGTTTTGCCATGTATGTTGATGCCTGGGAAGGGACATGGGGGGGTTCTGATGGGTTCGGTTGCTTCCGAGACATGA TGAGTTCCATGCAATACACACACTTGATACCAGGGAGCACCCCGTTGCACTATGGTCGAGTCGGGCCTAGCCTGCAGATCTTCTCTGTCAAACTCGCAGAAATACGAGGTGGTCTGGAATGGCCGTTGCCAGTGTACGGCACGGTCGCTGCCCGAGACCATGTGGATCACAATCGCAACCTTCTGTTTGCCCGCAACAGGAGTGAGTGCCAGATACTCAATGAAGAG GATTCCTTTTTGACCTTGACTGGCCCCTCTCGTGCAATTGTCAGCGAGGAATCTGTTGTCCTGGAAATCCAACTAAAAGTAAGAGGTAGAACCAAGTCTCAAGATAAGCCACTGATGAATGGCGTGTGCAGTTACTACAGCAGAAGAGAAGGCCCCGTTTGCTTTAGGAACTGCTTTTGCACCCTAGAGTTAAGTTTGGAGGGACTTCAGAGAACAGTCCAGGCGACTATTTTGGGCGTCCGTGTCAAAGAGGAGGGGTCATGGCCTAAAGCATTCGGAGGTCGAGTTGCTTGCTCAGTCACTGGACCTGACGCCAGTCCTCAGGAAATTGAGCTGCTTGATTCTCGTTATACAGCCATGCCGATGACTTCTCAGGGTTACCTTGTTCTATCAAGGAATGTTGTCTCTGTAGACTATCGTGGAAGCCTGAATTTTGTCTTGGAAGCCTACTCAGATTCCGGTAATAAAGTTGCACAAAAAAATGAGACCTTCGAGCCCAAGTTTTCCAACATAAGCCAGCAAACATGTATACTCACTGGAGGCATTGAGTTGGAGATTACTGTTGCATGGTCCAGTCTGGTTTCTGAGAAGTGGGACATCTCGGTACAAGGATGTGTAGTATTATAA